One genomic region from Rubinisphaera margarita encodes:
- a CDS encoding sulfatase-like hydrolase/transferase — MLIIYTDDQGYGDVGCFGAEGYETPNLDQMAAEGRKFTNFYVSQAVCSASRVALLTGCYNVRVGIGGALNHRSTIGINAEEMTLGELVKQKGYATAAYGKWHLGYQKKFLPMQHGFDDYFGLPYSNDMWPYHPAYINLPDDQKHKKGFPDLPLISGNEVVNAAVTPEDQTHLTTWYTEHAVKFIEDHKDEPFLVYLAHSMPHVPLYVSDKFKGDSEQGTYGDVIQEIDWSVGQVLDTLKKNGLDENTLVIFTSDNGPWLSYGNHAGSAGPFREGKGTTWEGGVREPCIMRWPGRIPAGTVCDELAATIDIFPTIAALADAPLPDHKIDGLDIRPLMFEEDAKTPHDVYYFYWGRELQAIRSGDWKLHFPHGYRSLTGEPGMDGVPNGYTQARTGLALYNLKKDPGESNDVKDQHPDVVKKLQQLAEEARRELGDSATKQQGSGVREPGRI, encoded by the coding sequence GTGCTCATCATCTACACCGATGACCAGGGCTACGGCGACGTCGGCTGCTTCGGAGCCGAAGGATACGAGACGCCGAATCTCGACCAGATGGCCGCTGAGGGACGGAAATTCACCAATTTCTACGTGTCCCAGGCGGTCTGCAGTGCCTCGCGAGTTGCCCTCCTGACGGGCTGCTACAACGTTCGCGTCGGTATCGGCGGTGCATTGAACCATCGGTCGACGATCGGCATCAATGCCGAGGAAATGACACTCGGCGAGCTCGTCAAACAGAAGGGCTACGCCACGGCTGCTTACGGCAAATGGCATCTCGGCTATCAGAAGAAGTTCCTGCCGATGCAGCACGGCTTCGATGACTACTTCGGCCTGCCGTATTCCAACGATATGTGGCCCTATCACCCGGCTTACATCAATCTGCCGGACGACCAGAAGCACAAGAAAGGCTTCCCCGATCTGCCGCTGATCTCAGGCAATGAGGTCGTCAACGCGGCCGTTACTCCGGAGGACCAGACGCACCTCACAACCTGGTACACCGAGCACGCCGTAAAGTTCATCGAAGACCATAAGGACGAGCCGTTCCTCGTCTATCTGGCTCACTCGATGCCCCACGTTCCGCTCTACGTTTCCGACAAGTTCAAAGGGGACTCAGAGCAGGGGACCTATGGCGATGTGATTCAGGAAATCGACTGGTCCGTCGGACAGGTGCTCGACACGCTGAAGAAGAACGGCCTCGACGAAAACACTTTGGTCATCTTCACTTCCGACAACGGCCCCTGGCTCAGCTACGGCAATCACGCCGGTTCGGCCGGCCCGTTCCGCGAAGGCAAGGGAACGACCTGGGAAGGGGGCGTTCGCGAGCCGTGTATCATGCGCTGGCCTGGCCGCATTCCCGCTGGAACCGTCTGCGATGAACTCGCGGCCACGATCGACATCTTCCCGACCATCGCGGCTCTGGCAGATGCTCCGCTGCCGGATCACAAGATTGACGGACTCGATATTCGCCCGCTCATGTTCGAGGAAGACGCCAAAACCCCGCACGACGTCTATTACTTCTACTGGGGCCGGGAGCTGCAGGCGATCCGCAGTGGCGACTGGAAACTCCACTTCCCCCACGGATACCGCAGTTTAACAGGCGAGCCGGGCATGGATGGCGTCCCCAACGGGTACACGCAGGCGAGGACTGGACTGGCTCTGTATAATCTCAAGAAGGACCCGGGAGAATCGAACGACGTGAAGGACCAGCATCCAGACGTTGTGAAGAAACTCCAGCAGCTTGCCGAAGAAGCCCGCAGGGAACTGGGCGATTCGGCAACGAAGCAGCAGGGCTCGGGTGTCCGCGAACCGGGGCGCATTTAA
- the fbaA gene encoding class II fructose-bisphosphate aldolase, which produces MPIATPEQYGKMLDAAQQGDYAYPAINISSLVTLNAALKGFADKKSDGIIQVSIGGGKFASGLNVGCSVEGGIVLAEAAHRLAAKYDVLIALHTDHCQPDKVDSFLKPLIAETAKWRKEGKGNLFQSHMLDASELPLEENMKLSQELLKLCAENEIILEVEAGVVGGEEDGIDNSDQPADKLYTTPEDMVAVYEALNGLGRYMFAATFGNVHGSYKPGHVKLRPDILKQGQDAVIAKYGKEAMFDLVFHGGSGTPNEQIRETLAYGVVKMNIDTDTQYAFTRPIADHMFKNYDGVLKTDGEVGNKKAYDPRAYLKAAEKGVANRLGEACDDLLSSGKTICGKV; this is translated from the coding sequence ATGCCTATCGCAACGCCCGAACAATACGGAAAAATGCTCGACGCCGCCCAGCAGGGCGATTACGCCTACCCGGCGATCAACATTTCGTCGCTGGTCACGCTCAACGCGGCTCTCAAGGGCTTTGCGGACAAGAAGTCGGACGGGATCATTCAGGTTTCGATCGGTGGCGGTAAGTTCGCTTCCGGTCTGAACGTCGGCTGCTCGGTCGAAGGGGGAATCGTGCTCGCCGAAGCCGCCCATCGCCTGGCCGCCAAGTACGATGTCCTCATCGCTCTGCACACCGACCACTGCCAGCCGGACAAGGTCGACAGCTTCCTCAAGCCGCTCATCGCCGAAACCGCCAAATGGCGTAAAGAAGGCAAGGGCAACCTGTTCCAGTCGCACATGCTCGACGCTTCCGAGCTGCCGCTGGAAGAGAACATGAAGCTCTCTCAGGAGCTGCTCAAGCTCTGTGCCGAGAACGAAATCATCCTCGAAGTCGAAGCGGGCGTTGTCGGCGGTGAAGAAGATGGCATCGACAACTCCGATCAGCCCGCCGACAAGCTCTACACGACTCCGGAAGACATGGTCGCCGTGTATGAAGCTCTGAACGGCCTCGGCCGCTATATGTTCGCTGCCACCTTCGGCAACGTTCACGGCAGCTACAAGCCGGGTCACGTCAAGCTGCGTCCGGATATCCTCAAGCAGGGTCAGGACGCCGTGATCGCCAAGTACGGCAAGGAAGCGATGTTCGACCTCGTCTTCCACGGCGGCTCGGGCACTCCGAACGAGCAGATCCGCGAAACGCTGGCTTACGGCGTCGTGAAGATGAACATCGACACCGATACCCAGTACGCCTTCACCCGCCCGATCGCCGATCACATGTTCAAGAACTACGACGGCGTTCTGAAAACCGATGGCGAAGTCGGTAACAAGAAAGCCTACGATCCCCGCGCTTACCTCAAGGCCGCCGAAAAGGGCGTGGCCAATCGTCTGGGCGAAGCCTGCGACGACCTGCTGAGCAGCGGCAAGACGATCTGCGGCAAAGTCTAA
- a CDS encoding HEAT repeat domain-containing protein, whose translation MLVSRSRLIFSLILATILTGCSSTAPRNNFVGSTRPLPEPTLPNPELGKASDVIPDLPTPVAPAESEVKLASADEPPVAEPVVQVNFDANEDASAPELDPAFGQLADEESVTEASQTAALAPAAAEKTPKTAEEDVEVVADEQAAPEPEAEWAASQGRVPVWAASGWKSSGAEETSDSWSEQASAEESEADLPPELPDFEAPLTEASTPEKAAASHEPSTEATADADEEWALPVAAESQSDDAVEPASPSEADSVSHRMAILAYEVGNESNPDQATLETLRSLLEHESNHVRLNSAEALFKLGHGSEQSLAVIQHTLSSSDENLAFLATIALGSVYQHSPGEALDLLLKQFVQNSEAVQRQAVLMVGEYQENRDELVPILTRVADKHPNADVREAAVLSLSCLNQK comes from the coding sequence ATGCTGGTGTCCAGATCACGCCTGATCTTCAGCCTTATCCTGGCTACTATTCTAACCGGATGTTCTTCGACCGCTCCTCGCAATAACTTTGTCGGTTCGACGCGGCCGCTGCCGGAGCCGACTTTGCCGAATCCGGAACTCGGAAAAGCGTCGGATGTCATTCCCGATCTGCCCACCCCGGTCGCCCCGGCTGAGTCCGAGGTCAAGCTGGCGTCGGCCGATGAACCGCCCGTGGCTGAGCCCGTGGTGCAGGTCAATTTCGATGCCAACGAAGACGCATCCGCCCCGGAGCTTGATCCGGCATTCGGACAACTTGCCGACGAAGAATCAGTCACGGAAGCCTCGCAGACGGCAGCGCTGGCTCCAGCGGCTGCTGAAAAGACTCCAAAAACAGCCGAAGAAGATGTTGAAGTGGTCGCCGACGAGCAGGCCGCTCCCGAACCAGAAGCCGAATGGGCGGCCAGCCAGGGACGTGTTCCGGTCTGGGCCGCATCCGGATGGAAGAGTTCCGGGGCCGAAGAAACCTCAGATTCATGGAGCGAGCAGGCTTCCGCTGAAGAATCCGAAGCCGATCTGCCGCCAGAACTCCCCGATTTCGAAGCCCCGCTGACCGAAGCTTCAACACCGGAGAAAGCTGCTGCTTCTCACGAACCTTCGACTGAAGCCACCGCTGACGCCGATGAGGAATGGGCTTTGCCTGTCGCCGCGGAATCGCAGTCGGATGATGCCGTCGAACCCGCGTCACCCAGCGAAGCCGATAGCGTTTCCCACCGTATGGCGATTCTCGCTTACGAGGTCGGAAACGAATCCAATCCCGATCAGGCGACGCTCGAGACGCTCCGCAGCCTGTTGGAGCATGAAAGCAATCACGTGCGGCTGAACAGTGCCGAGGCTCTCTTCAAGCTGGGGCACGGCAGTGAACAATCACTGGCGGTCATTCAGCACACGCTCAGCTCTTCCGATGAGAACCTCGCCTTCCTGGCGACGATCGCTCTTGGCAGCGTTTATCAGCACTCGCCGGGCGAGGCCCTGGACCTGCTGCTCAAGCAGTTCGTGCAGAACTCGGAAGCCGTGCAGCGCCAGGCCGTGCTCATGGTCGGCGAGTATCAGGAGAATCGCGACGAACTCGTGCCGATCCTGACCCGCGTCGCCGACAAGCACCCCAACGCCGATGTCCGCGAAGCAGCCGTCCTGTCGCTCAGCTGCCTCAATCAGAAATAA
- the leuD gene encoding 3-isopropylmalate dehydratase small subunit, whose translation MNEIKQVKGTGVPLLLDDIDTDRIIPARFLRCVTFDGLGEHAFEDDREQDPKHPFNNARYQSGSVLVAGRNFGCGSSREHAPQSLMRWGINAIIAQSFAEIFFGNCTALGVPTVTASAEATEKLCKMIEADPQLEIEVDLEKMQVTAGDFSCPVETVASSRDALLSGQWDFLSLLLENKPAIQQTADSLPYMKQFA comes from the coding sequence ATGAACGAGATCAAGCAGGTGAAAGGCACCGGCGTGCCGTTGTTGCTGGACGATATCGATACCGACCGCATCATCCCGGCCCGGTTTCTCCGCTGCGTGACCTTCGATGGGCTCGGCGAACATGCCTTTGAAGATGACCGCGAACAGGATCCGAAGCATCCGTTCAACAACGCGAGGTATCAGTCGGGTTCGGTGCTCGTTGCCGGTCGCAACTTCGGATGCGGCTCCTCACGCGAACACGCTCCGCAGTCGCTGATGCGGTGGGGGATCAACGCCATTATCGCTCAGTCGTTCGCCGAGATTTTCTTCGGCAACTGCACTGCGCTGGGTGTGCCGACGGTCACCGCTTCAGCCGAAGCAACCGAGAAGCTCTGCAAGATGATTGAAGCCGATCCACAACTCGAGATCGAAGTTGACCTCGAGAAGATGCAGGTTACCGCCGGCGACTTCAGCTGCCCGGTCGAAACGGTCGCCTCGTCCCGCGATGCCCTGCTCTCCGGTCAGTGGGACTTCCTCTCGCTGCTGCTGGAGAACAAGCCGGCCATCCAGCAGACCGCCGACAGCCTGCCGTACATGAAGCAGTTCGCGTAG
- the leuC gene encoding 3-isopropylmalate dehydratase large subunit encodes MTAKQNLFNKVWDLHTVSTLPTGQTQLFIGLHLIHEVTSPQAFEMLRDRGLKVLHPERTMATVDHIVPTDNQARPFQDLLAEQMMSQIEKNCREFGVTLLDINDSRQGIVHIVGPEQGLTQPGLTIVCGDSHTSTHGAFGAIAFGIGTSQVAGVLATQTLALSKPKVRRIEVNGDLAPGVYAKDVALYIIQKLGVKGGIGYAYEFAGDVFDRMTMEERMTVCNMSIEGGARCGYVNPDQTTIDYLRGRPQSPTGAAFEKAAEWWLSLASGPDAEFDDVVVLDAADIEPTVTWGITPGQSIGITEKVPHPEDFPEGDRPGIREAYEYMGLEAGQSLQGVKVDVTFIGSCTNGRISDLREAARLVQGHHVAPGVKALVVPGSQQVLKQAVEEGLDEIFREAGFEWRAAGCSMCLAMNPDKLKGREVCASSSNRNFKGRQGSPTGRTLLMSPAMVAAAAIKGHITDVRELEAPVGV; translated from the coding sequence ATGACAGCCAAGCAGAATCTGTTCAATAAGGTCTGGGATCTTCACACCGTAAGCACGCTGCCGACCGGGCAGACTCAGCTGTTTATTGGCCTGCATCTGATTCACGAAGTCACCAGCCCGCAGGCCTTTGAAATGCTGCGGGATCGCGGCCTGAAGGTCCTGCATCCGGAACGGACCATGGCGACGGTGGATCACATTGTTCCGACCGATAACCAGGCTCGCCCGTTCCAGGACCTGCTCGCTGAGCAGATGATGTCGCAGATCGAGAAGAACTGCCGCGAATTCGGCGTGACGCTGCTCGATATCAACGACAGTCGCCAGGGCATCGTCCACATTGTCGGGCCGGAACAGGGACTCACGCAGCCCGGTCTCACCATCGTTTGCGGCGACAGCCACACCTCGACGCACGGAGCATTCGGAGCGATCGCCTTCGGCATCGGCACCAGCCAGGTCGCTGGCGTTCTCGCCACACAGACGCTTGCTCTCAGCAAACCGAAAGTGCGTCGCATCGAAGTCAACGGCGACCTCGCTCCCGGCGTCTACGCCAAGGACGTGGCTCTCTACATCATTCAGAAGCTCGGCGTGAAGGGTGGCATCGGCTACGCCTACGAATTCGCCGGGGATGTCTTCGATCGGATGACGATGGAAGAGCGGATGACCGTCTGCAACATGAGCATCGAAGGGGGTGCCCGTTGTGGTTATGTGAATCCCGATCAGACGACCATCGATTACCTCCGCGGCCGCCCACAGTCGCCAACGGGCGCAGCCTTCGAAAAAGCCGCCGAGTGGTGGCTGAGCCTCGCTTCCGGACCGGACGCCGAGTTTGACGATGTCGTTGTGCTCGATGCCGCTGACATCGAACCGACGGTCACCTGGGGCATCACGCCGGGGCAGTCGATCGGGATCACCGAGAAGGTGCCACATCCGGAAGATTTCCCGGAAGGCGATCGCCCGGGCATCCGTGAAGCGTACGAATACATGGGACTGGAAGCCGGTCAGTCGCTGCAGGGTGTGAAGGTCGACGTGACCTTCATCGGTTCCTGCACCAACGGCCGCATCTCCGACCTGCGGGAAGCCGCCCGTCTGGTGCAGGGACATCATGTCGCTCCCGGCGTGAAGGCCCTCGTCGTTCCCGGTTCTCAACAGGTGTTGAAGCAGGCCGTCGAAGAAGGTCTCGATGAGATCTTCCGCGAAGCCGGCTTCGAATGGCGAGCAGCTGGCTGTTCGATGTGCCTGGCGATGAACCCCGACAAACTGAAGGGCCGCGAAGTCTGTGCGTCGTCGAGCAACCGGAACTTCAAAGGCCGCCAGGGAAGCCCGACCGGCCGCACCCTGCTGATGAGCCCCGCCATGGTCGCCGCCGCGGCGATTAAGGGACACATCACCGACGTCCGGGAACTCGAAGCGCCCGTCGGCGTCTAA
- the ffh gene encoding signal recognition particle protein, with translation MFEKITQGLGDALGKMQRGRINEANIREAMQEVKSALLEADVSYDVVDEFMKTVLEQSLGEKVLKSLKPGEQIIGIVHQELINLMGPVDHSLHLRKSGVSIIMMCGLQGSGKTTTCGKLAKMLLAEGRKPMLVAADLQRPAAIEQLKTVGAQVGVPVHAEDPKGTNPVQVCQNGVNAAKKTGSVDTIILDTAGRLHVDDTLMKELSQIDRKLGPDQVLLVTDAMTGQDAVRSAKAFNEALELDGVILTKLDGDTRGGAALSVKQVTGVPIKFIGVGEQLDKLEVFHPDRMAGRILGMGDIVSLVEKAQAEFDSDEMERQQEKMLKGKFTLEDFQKQMKQIKKLGSMGEIMKMIPGMGQMAEAMAGMDGMNPDKEIGKMEAMISSMTQEERRNPNLIDRSRRNRIARGCGAEPSDIGNLVKQFNDMAGMMQKMAGMGVRDKMRAVQELSKMGMANPGGRLTDGKLRSKRGPADEKKLQQQKKDKRKQARKSRKKNR, from the coding sequence ATGTTCGAAAAGATTACGCAGGGATTAGGCGACGCGCTCGGCAAAATGCAGCGCGGCCGAATCAATGAAGCCAACATTCGCGAAGCGATGCAGGAGGTCAAGTCGGCTCTCCTCGAAGCCGACGTCAGCTACGATGTTGTCGATGAATTCATGAAAACGGTCCTCGAGCAGTCGCTCGGGGAGAAGGTGCTCAAGTCGCTCAAACCGGGCGAGCAGATCATCGGGATCGTGCATCAGGAACTGATCAACCTGATGGGCCCGGTCGACCATTCGCTGCATCTGCGGAAGTCGGGCGTCAGCATCATCATGATGTGCGGTCTGCAGGGAAGCGGGAAAACGACGACCTGTGGTAAGCTCGCCAAGATGCTGCTGGCCGAAGGCCGCAAGCCGATGCTCGTCGCAGCCGACCTTCAGCGTCCGGCCGCTATCGAACAGCTGAAAACCGTTGGAGCCCAGGTCGGCGTCCCGGTGCATGCCGAAGATCCCAAGGGAACGAACCCGGTTCAGGTTTGCCAGAACGGGGTGAACGCGGCGAAGAAAACCGGCTCGGTCGATACGATCATTCTCGATACCGCCGGCCGTCTGCACGTTGACGACACTCTGATGAAAGAGCTCTCGCAGATCGACCGCAAGCTGGGGCCCGATCAGGTCCTGCTCGTGACCGACGCGATGACCGGTCAGGATGCCGTCCGCTCGGCCAAAGCGTTCAACGAAGCGCTCGAACTCGATGGCGTGATCCTGACCAAGCTCGACGGCGACACCCGCGGGGGAGCCGCGCTGAGCGTGAAACAGGTCACCGGCGTGCCGATCAAGTTCATCGGCGTCGGCGAACAGCTCGACAAGCTCGAAGTCTTCCACCCGGACCGAATGGCCGGCCGAATCCTCGGCATGGGGGATATCGTCTCGCTGGTCGAAAAGGCGCAAGCCGAGTTCGACAGCGACGAGATGGAGCGGCAACAGGAGAAAATGCTCAAGGGGAAATTCACCCTCGAGGATTTTCAGAAGCAGATGAAGCAGATTAAGAAGCTCGGCTCCATGGGCGAGATCATGAAGATGATCCCCGGCATGGGACAGATGGCCGAAGCAATGGCGGGCATGGACGGCATGAACCCGGACAAAGAGATCGGCAAGATGGAAGCCATGATCTCTTCGATGACCCAGGAAGAACGCCGCAATCCAAACCTCATCGACCGCAGCCGCCGCAACCGCATCGCCCGCGGCTGTGGAGCAGAGCCGTCGGATATCGGCAACCTGGTCAAGCAGTTCAACGACATGGCCGGGATGATGCAGAAGATGGCCGGCATGGGCGTCCGCGACAAAATGCGAGCCGTCCAGGAGCTCAGCAAGATGGGCATGGCCAACCCGGGGGGCCGCCTGACGGACGGCAAACTCCGCAGCAAACGCGGTCCGGCGGACGAGAAGAAACTGCAGCAGCAGAAAAAGGACAAGCGGAAACAGGCCCGGAAGTCGCGGAAGAAAAACCGGTAG
- the purB gene encoding adenylosuccinate lyase has protein sequence MSHDIYQNPLNTRYASRAMSGIWSAQKKHSTWRRLWLALAEAQQELGLEISDAQLTELRDHLDDIDFDLAARYEKEKRHDVMAHVHTWGDQCPSARPIIHLGATSCFVTDNSELIQIRESLLLIRNRLVAVIDQLAKFAEQYRDLPCLGFTHLQPAQPITVGKRATLWCYDLVLDLEEIEHRLETLKMRGIKGTTGTQATFLQLFKGDHAKVDALDRLVCQKMGFDASYAVTGQTYSRKIDSQVLSSLSGIAQSAHKAGSDVRILQHRKEVEEPFESTQIGSSAMAYKRNPMRSERMCALARFAMSMQSNADQTMATQWMERTLDDSANRRLSLPQAFLSVDAILILYRNICDGMVVYPKVIEKNLNAELPFMATEEILMAGVEVGGDRQDLHEKIRVHSQDASRVVKEQGLPNDLIERLSKDDAFSKIDLAATLDARRYIGRSPEQVDQFITALVDPIREKYASELGGDAEELKV, from the coding sequence GTGTCACACGACATCTATCAGAATCCTCTCAATACCCGTTACGCTTCCCGAGCCATGAGTGGCATCTGGTCGGCTCAGAAGAAGCATTCCACCTGGCGTCGCCTCTGGCTGGCGCTGGCTGAGGCTCAACAGGAACTCGGTCTCGAGATTTCCGATGCTCAGCTGACCGAACTGCGGGATCATCTCGATGACATCGACTTCGATCTCGCCGCCCGTTACGAGAAAGAGAAGCGGCACGATGTGATGGCTCACGTGCATACGTGGGGCGATCAGTGCCCGTCGGCTCGGCCGATCATTCACCTCGGAGCGACCAGCTGCTTCGTGACGGATAACTCCGAACTGATTCAGATCCGCGAAAGCCTGCTGCTCATCCGAAATCGGCTTGTTGCGGTCATCGATCAGCTGGCGAAGTTCGCCGAGCAGTATCGCGATCTGCCGTGCCTTGGCTTCACCCACCTGCAGCCGGCTCAGCCGATTACCGTCGGCAAGCGGGCGACGCTCTGGTGTTACGATCTCGTTCTCGATCTCGAAGAAATCGAGCATCGCCTCGAAACGCTGAAGATGCGGGGCATCAAAGGAACGACCGGAACACAGGCAACCTTCCTGCAGTTGTTCAAGGGGGATCACGCCAAGGTCGATGCACTCGATCGGCTCGTCTGCCAGAAGATGGGCTTCGATGCCTCCTACGCCGTGACCGGTCAGACGTATTCCCGCAAGATTGATTCGCAGGTGCTGTCGTCGCTGAGCGGGATTGCTCAGTCGGCTCACAAGGCCGGCTCGGATGTCCGGATTCTGCAGCATCGCAAGGAAGTCGAGGAACCGTTTGAGTCGACGCAGATCGGCTCCTCGGCCATGGCTTACAAGCGGAATCCGATGCGGTCGGAACGCATGTGTGCGCTGGCCCGGTTCGCGATGTCGATGCAGTCGAACGCCGATCAGACGATGGCCACACAGTGGATGGAACGGACGCTGGACGACTCGGCCAACCGCCGGCTGTCGCTGCCGCAGGCGTTTCTGTCGGTCGATGCCATTCTGATTCTGTATCGCAACATCTGCGACGGCATGGTTGTTTACCCCAAGGTCATCGAGAAGAACCTCAATGCGGAGCTGCCCTTCATGGCGACCGAAGAGATCCTCATGGCTGGTGTCGAAGTCGGCGGCGATCGCCAGGATCTGCACGAGAAGATCCGCGTCCACAGCCAGGACGCCTCCCGTGTGGTGAAAGAACAGGGACTGCCGAACGACCTGATCGAACGACTGTCGAAGGATGACGCCTTTTCGAAGATCGACCTGGCCGCGACGCTGGATGCCCGCCGTTACATCGGCCGTTCCCCGGAACAGGTCGACCAGTTCATCACTGCCCTGGTCGATCCGATCCGCGAGAAATACGCCTCGGAACTGGGTGGGGACGCCGAAGAGCTGAAGGTCTGA
- a CDS encoding tetratricopeptide repeat protein, whose amino-acid sequence MQSDVANPILTAIPQGPLSQKVQLLLADRKFERARETCQSLLVEIPVADASRLQERFEAVGNLFLIAIKSGNDLSLEWTLGTLNTELEQIVEQHRDSDELSRWFQNLLQLSEALGNTRRWPAVKLISRQLLKYIADQSTESQSMRIRTLNNLGSALLAENRIDDAIHVWQCAIRDYDLKAESTCAAPLSTLHNNLGELLRLQCKFPEARLHHARALQLRQERFSEDNLLVRQSRYNLAQVQVECGELSAAADQIDLYLSSFPADQPDTVERIKGQIFRCRILKEQGRFLSADAEINHLARVHARNQQVPGRLMVELHLQRLDIAVILGKESVIQSELKRLPGMIDDNHLVGSIYEGRLSQLIGRIPRSIDISPLPNDRETHLQTSMQIFRKRLVRNHPLMAQSVFDLADLFQATHRGQRGTQTAAGGLSIYENTFGEDSLATAYGLTRLGQLCCDQGQYRLVRQLMRKALRLLRGYRSVPELIQLRVYELLSHAYDGLNKPRLASWFAFAAAQQVQKTLEFPPMMEDFFVEQALDHAKAVGHTHREISLLERRIELLSEEYHPDHPAVIETMEQLGRLLAESESFDQAAACLGKIVVVRSTELGEDSPLAIELMQLTADVCRKAGQPDQAEELEDRIRQISERQSHVLSDLL is encoded by the coding sequence ATGCAATCCGACGTAGCGAACCCGATTCTCACGGCGATCCCGCAAGGTCCGCTGTCGCAGAAGGTCCAGCTTCTCCTGGCTGATCGCAAGTTCGAACGTGCGCGGGAAACCTGTCAGTCCCTGCTCGTTGAGATTCCTGTTGCAGATGCGTCGCGTCTCCAGGAGCGCTTCGAGGCGGTCGGCAATCTGTTCCTGATCGCCATTAAGAGCGGCAATGATCTGAGCCTCGAATGGACGCTCGGCACACTCAATACCGAACTCGAGCAGATCGTCGAACAGCACCGCGATTCCGACGAATTGTCGCGCTGGTTCCAGAACCTGTTGCAGTTGAGCGAAGCGCTCGGCAACACCCGCCGCTGGCCCGCGGTCAAACTCATCAGCAGACAACTGTTGAAGTATATCGCCGATCAGTCCACCGAATCGCAGAGCATGCGGATTCGGACGCTGAACAATCTCGGCTCGGCTCTGCTGGCCGAGAATCGAATCGACGATGCCATTCATGTCTGGCAGTGCGCGATCAGGGATTACGATCTTAAAGCGGAATCGACCTGCGCCGCTCCGCTCTCAACGCTCCACAACAACCTGGGGGAACTGCTGCGGCTGCAGTGCAAGTTCCCGGAAGCCCGGCTGCATCATGCCCGAGCGTTGCAGTTGCGACAGGAGCGGTTCTCCGAAGACAATCTGCTCGTCCGGCAATCGCGATACAACCTCGCTCAGGTTCAGGTCGAATGCGGCGAACTTTCCGCAGCGGCCGACCAGATCGATCTTTATCTGTCCTCGTTTCCGGCCGATCAGCCCGATACGGTGGAACGGATCAAAGGACAGATTTTCCGCTGCCGAATTCTGAAGGAGCAGGGACGATTCCTTTCCGCGGATGCCGAGATCAATCATCTCGCCCGCGTCCATGCCCGCAATCAGCAGGTGCCGGGACGCCTGATGGTCGAGCTGCATCTGCAGCGGCTCGATATTGCGGTGATTCTTGGCAAGGAAAGCGTCATTCAGAGTGAACTGAAGCGACTGCCGGGAATGATCGACGACAATCATCTCGTCGGCAGTATCTACGAAGGGCGGCTCAGTCAGCTTATTGGTCGCATTCCCCGAAGTATCGACATCAGCCCGCTCCCCAACGACCGGGAAACTCACCTGCAGACTTCAATGCAGATCTTCCGCAAGCGACTCGTTCGGAATCACCCGCTGATGGCTCAGTCGGTCTTCGATCTGGCCGATCTGTTCCAGGCGACGCATCGCGGACAACGCGGCACGCAGACTGCCGCCGGCGGACTTTCGATCTATGAGAACACGTTTGGCGAAGACTCGCTGGCAACGGCGTACGGCCTCACCCGACTGGGCCAGCTCTGCTGCGATCAGGGCCAGTATAGGCTCGTGCGTCAGCTGATGCGAAAAGCCCTGCGGCTGCTCCGCGGTTACCGCTCGGTCCCCGAACTGATCCAGCTTCGAGTTTATGAACTCCTCTCGCACGCTTACGACGGCCTCAACAAACCCCGTCTGGCGTCATGGTTCGCCTTCGCCGCTGCTCAACAGGTGCAAAAGACCCTTGAGTTCCCACCGATGATGGAAGACTTCTTCGTCGAGCAGGCTCTCGACCATGCGAAAGCCGTGGGGCATACGCACCGCGAAATTTCGCTGCTCGAACGCCGCATCGAACTGTTGAGCGAAGAGTATCACCCGGATCATCCCGCCGTGATTGAAACGATGGAACAGCTCGGCCGTCTGTTGGCGGAGTCGGAATCGTTTGATCAGGCCGCCGCCTGCCTCGGCAAAATCGTGGTCGTCCGCAGCACCGAACTGGGCGAAGACTCTCCTCTCGCCATCGAACTGATGCAACTCACCGCCGACGTCTGCCGCAAAGCCGGCCAGCCCGACCAGGCCGAAGAACTCGAAGACCGCATCCGCCAGATCTCCGAACGCCAGTCCCACGTCCTCAGCGATTTGCTCTAA